The sequence CTTATCCATAGGATGGCCTGCTGTTTGTTTAAGGCTTAATACCACTGGAACAAAGCAAGGAGAAGAAAATTTCACCACAACAGTGCAGGTATGAGAATGGGTACAACTTTTGGGTGGGGTAGAGGAGACCAGCACAGGTCCAAGGGTGATTAGGGTCTGGTCTGAGGGCTCctcagcctctcccattgccaaGATACTTTCCCACCATTTTCTCACCTGTGTTGTAGCAAGCAAAGCAGTGTGACAGCTCTGGGGGTAAAGGGTGTGGGGTGAAATGAGGATAACAGAGAGACTTTCTGATAGCCTAACTCTCCCAAGAAGCATTCAAGGTCCAGTCTCTGTGTGTGGGTCTTTGCATGGAGTGACACAGTTGGAAGAGACTCAAAGCCGCACGTCGTTCTCGATTCCTAGATTGATCTCCAGTGGCATCTCTGGTGGTGGTGGAATTGCTGCTGACCACCACCCTCAACAGGTGTGCACCCACCCGGGAACCATCCATCCTCTCCCAGATTGGTTGTGCTTCTTCTGCACTCTGTCTGTATTATTGGCTGAGACTGGGATTGGGAAGGAGGCTGATTGACTGCTGGACTGGTGATTGACTCTAACTTTTGTTTCCAACTGTATCACCTGAATCATCGAAAGATTAGAGTGTGAAGATAGAAAACTGTGACAGGTCTGTGGTAGAGGCTGAGACTGGGCTAGTGGTATTTAATCAGGACTCCTCTGTAACTTGTACTATGACTGGGGCTGAGATTGAGCCTGGTGTCCAGGCCAAGCCTGAAAAGAAGCCTGGAGAAGAGGTTGGAGGTGGGgctgagagagagaatgaagtcCCAATGGTGGTCAGACCGAAGGTTAGGACCCAGGCCACACCTGGGGCAAGGCCCAAAACTGAGTCCAAGGCTATGGCTGGGGCAAGGCCCAAAACCGAGTCCAAGGCAATGGCTGGGGCAAGGCCTAAAACAGAGTCCCAGGCAATGGCTGGGGCAAGACCCAAAGCTGAGTCCCAGACAATGGCCGGGGCAAGGCCCAAAACTGAATCCCAGGCAATGGCAGGGGCAAGACTCAAAACTGAAGCCAGGGCAGTAGGTGGGGCACGTCCTAAGACTGAAGCCAAGGCAATCCCTGGGGCAAGGCCCAAGGATGAAGCCCAGGCTTGGGCCCAGACTGAGTTTGGGGCTGAGGCAATGTCGCAAGCAGAGGGCGTGTCTCAGACCAATGCAGTAACCTGGCCACTGGTCAATACTGAGTCTGGGTCAGCTGCTAAACCTATGGCCCTATCTGTGGATAGGGAACTGGTCAGTGTAGACACTGAGACCTTTCCTGGCTCCCAGGTTCAGACAGGAATCCAGCCCTGGTTTGGATCAGGGGAGGAAACTAATATGGGGTCTTGGTGCTATCCCAGGTCCAGGGCCAGAGAGGAGGCCTCTAATGAGTCTGGATTCTGGTCAGCAGATGAGACCTCTACAATGTCCTCTTTCTGGGCTGGAGAAGAGGCCAGTATCAGATCATGGCCTAGGGAAGAGGCCAATACCAGGTCCAGGCACAGGGCCAAACATCAGCCTAATCCCAGATCCAGGCCCAGATCCAAGCAAGAACCCTATATTGATTCCTGGTCTGGGTCTGAGGAAGAGTCTGGCAACCCATTCTGCTTGTGGGCTGGAGAAAATACCAATAATTTGTTCAGGCCCAGAGTCAGGGATGAGGCAAATATGAGGTCCAAGCTCAGGACAAAGAGAGAGGACTTTTTTGAATCTGAGTCTGAAGACGAGTACTATAAAGAGTCTTGGTTTTTACCTGGAGAAGAAGCCAATAGTAGATTCAGACCCAGAGACAAGGAAGAGTCTAACACTGTTCTGAAGCCCAAGGCCCAGAAAGATGTTAACAACAGTGACAGGGTCAAACAAGAGCCCAGGTTTGAGGAGGAAGTCATTATTGGGTCCTGGTTCTGGGCAGAGAAAGAGGTCAGTATGGAGGCTGGGGCTTCAGCCATTTGTGAATCTgagccaggggctgaggagggggccATTGGTGGATCCTTATTCTGGGCGGAGGAAAAGTCCAGTTTGGGTGCTATGGCCAGAGAAGAGACCAGGCCAGAGTCTGAAGAAGAGGCCATATTTGGGTCCTGGTTCTGGGACAGGGATGAGGCCTGCTTTGACTTAAATCCCCATCCTGTGTACAAGGCTAGCCCCAGGTTCAGAGATACAGCTGAGGAGGGAGTTAATGTATCATCCAGGCCCCAAACCTGGGAAGAGGTCACTGTTGAATTCAAACCTGGTCCTTGTCATGGGATTGGCTTCCCATCCCCAAGCCCCTTTAGAATTCCTGAGGAAGCAGCATCCATATACTCTGAAATGTTTGAGGGAAAGCCCAAGAATGTGGAAGTTACCCCAGAAGGGGAAGAGCAGGAATCTTTGCTTCAGCCTGATCAGCCTGACCCTGAGTTCCCATTTCAGTATGATCCGTCCTACCGGTCAGTCAGAGAAATTCGAGAACATCTTAGGACGAGGGAGAGTGCAGAGCCAGAGAGTTGGTCCTGCAGCTGCATACAGTGTGAGCTTAAAATTGGTCCTGAAGAGTTTGAAGAACTCCTTCTATTAATGGACAAAATTCGAGATCCTTTCATTCATGAAATATCTAAGATTGCCATGGGTATGAGGACTGCTTCTCAGTTTACCCGTGATTTCATTCGTGATTCAGGAGTTGTCTCACTTATTGAAACTTTGCTCAATTATCCCTCCTCCCGAGTTAGGACAAGTTTTTTGGAAAATATGATTCATATGGCTCCACCTTACCCAAATCTAAACATGATTGAGACATTCATATGTCAAGTGTGTGAGGAAACCCTTGCTCATAGCGTGGGTTCCCCTGAGCAGCTGCTTGGATTAAGGATGCTTAGACACCTCACTACAACTACAGACTATCACACACTCGTTGCCAATTATATGTCTGGGTTTCTCTCCTTATTAACCACAGGCAATGCAAGAACAAAATTTCACGTTCTGAAAATGTTATTGAATTTGTCTGAAAATCCTATGGTGGCAAAAAAACTATTCAGTGCCAAGGCTCTATCGATATTTGTGGGTCTCTTTAACATAGAAGAGACAAATGATAACATTCaaattgttattaaaatgttTCAGAATATCAGTAGTATTATAAAAAATGGAACAATGTCCTTAATTGATGATGATTTCAGTCTTGAGCCGCTTATTTCTGCATTCCATGAATTTGAGAAGTTAGCTGAGGAACTGCAAGTCCAAATAGACAATCAGAATGATCCTGAGGTGGGACAGCAAAGCTAATATGATTAACCACCTGCCTCTGATCAGCCTTATGTTCCCAAAGAACCCTGAGTAGTGCTTTGGTTTTCAGTCtggttttattttgtaacttaTATTTTAATGCTGATGTTAACTTTGTCCAATTCTTGGTTTGAGCTGGATCATTTTGTGGATGCCAAATGACTATTAGTGCTGAAAAAAATTTGTTGATATTTGTCTTGCTGTCCATTGCTGTATTTTTCAGTATTGAGCTTCCAATGAACTGAGCCGCCTGTGTAACCTACCCTGCTATTCATTGTTTAAACATATGGTTCTCTATTCAAGTCTGTGTTTTCAATAAAGTTCTGTGTGAAAAGTGGCAGAAGTGACCCTTCTTCAGTTCAAAATCGAGGTGTAGATACAATGTGCACAGTTACAAACATAGACAATGAGTAGTATGACATACATACCCTCATTGGAAAATCCCATTCCTGGATCTTAAGAAGGAAGAGATTACAGTGGGCTGTGGTACTTGAGGAATGCTTCAGAGAAGAGGCACGCACTTAAATTTGGTCACTGAAAAGTAGGATAAGACAACCCATTAGGTCATTCTTGGAAGTGAACAGTGGCGGTGTAAAGAAAAGTGTGTAATTGGAAAATCTGTTCCAGTAGTATGGATATAACCTGTCTGCCTGGAATAGGTGAGACAAGTTTAATGAGGGATGCAGTTGGAATGAGGCCACTTTGGAGAACTAAGTTGGGCCAGATCTGCACATTTTGCAACACAAAGTACAGGTGTTGCTCAGTGCCACCTGAAGAGTGAAAGAGTAGAACAGCACACCAATTAAATGGAGTCAGGAATAAGCTTTCCTTTGTGATCCTAATCCAAGGAAAGTATTAAGGAAATACCACGCAGCTATTAAAAATGTTCTATTTATTGGCATGAAATGACACATGCTTTTATATCTGGTGTAATAGAGAAGACTGACATCATCTGTGGAAAATTAGatcccattttaaaaactgtaaatagaCACAATTTCTGTGCAATTCCAATATGACTTTCTAAGAAACTTCATATATTCCATAATCTGGAAGAAAATACACTATGCTAAATAAGTTTTTAGTGACAGACATTGGggagatacaaaaattaattagacaaggattttttcttttaatatgcttaCATCTAGTGCCTCAAGTTGTAGGTGGACATGTTGGAAAGGATACAGTTATGTAAATGAATATatgttaaaaagaattttttagagATAAACTCATTTAGAAAAGTTGAAAAGGAATGAGACTTCAGAAAGATTAGCttatgaaatgttttaaagaaaagtaaaattaccAAGGTTGCTAAGTTTATACTAGTCTCTTGTACAAAGATGGCAACCTTTTTACATGACTGTTGCATTTGAAAGATCATCACGTTTCCTTTTGGAGTGACAACAAAGTTCCAGAAGTAGATAGTGGTAATGATTGCACAGCATTGTgcatgtacttaatgccactgaattgtacactttaaaatggttaaaatggtaagctTTGTGTTATGTGTGTTTTCCACAGTAATAAGTAAAAACATCATACCATACCTTAAGACCAGAATTGCGGAAGTCAGGGATAGAGTTGGTTTGGAGAGGGAATACAGGCTTATGGGAAATatcatatgttttattatttttagacatggtgaaatgttatttctgttttgtctgaggatgttaatttttgaaaaggtaaaattatgatTTGTAAATTAGAAATGAACACATGAAAGTTTTTTTTCAACACAGCAACTGCTAAGATTATGAGAATGGTTGAAGGAGATGTGTATATACAATATAcacaatataataatataaacaaaacatgtatattaaatttcatacacacatagaaaattaataaatgttagtatAACATTGCTGGATCAAGTACAAAACTGATTGATATCTTAAGGGCGATAAATTGAAACCATTTATGTTATCTGTTCCACTGGACATAAATCATTTCCATAGCTATTGGACAAAATACCTACAAGTTAACATAAGTCTCTTAGGGTTGAAAACTTGCTCTGTCAACAGAAAGTGAAGCCCAGCACTGCACTGAACAAGTATCCAGTAACCTATGTTGTCTTTACCcaatttttgtataatttttctgACAGTGCAACCTGCTTTCCCCCCCACCACCCGATTCTAGGCTGCAAGGTGTATGGAAGTAGGGCAAAGTGGCAGTTTTGCCTCCGTTCACAAACCACAAGTGCTAACAGAGATCGTCCTGGTGGTGGAAATTGGAGATTGAATGTTTGTTTTGGCTATCAGTATTTTTCAAGACAGAtcctgtgtgtgttttaatacgTCACCCGAGTTTTGCACAGAATACTGAAAGTCAGTGGGTCTCCAAACTCCTCATGGGGTGTTCCTCGCCAGCCCTGTGCTCCTACAGAGCAAGGCCCAGGCTTAGGGCTGGAAGCTTTGGCTCCGAATCCAGCCTTCCTTTCAGCTATCTTCACCCCATCAGGAGCTTCAGATTGTTCCAGCAAGCAGCTCAACCCCAGAGGCACAAGACTGTGCCCTGCGTGCTGTGGGGCTGCGGCGGACTTGCCAAGTGCGCGGTCACGTGGGGCTAACTGTGGGTCACGTGACCGCACTCTCACTTAGACCGACGTGGAGGTGTGTCGCACTGAAAAGGGATGGGAAAGACTTGCACCTGGCGCTTGACAGACGGCCGTGAGAGGAGTGGTCAGACGTGATGATGGATGCGTGGGTGGGTGTCTCTCCATGCTGCATTAGCCTGAAAGCTAATCCCTCAGGCGCCCAGAATTATGGCCTTTGTTGGCTGAGGACACAATCCCTCAGCCAATCACGAGCGTCTTAGCCAGGGTCTGTTTTTGTCCTGGAGCTCAAGAGGCAGGAAGTCATCCTGCGGGAGGCATACGTGGAGGGAAGCATCGGCCGCTGCTAGAGGAGGTGGGCTCGAGGCCGGATATTGGCATCcgtgggaggtggtggtggagacTAGGTCCGGGTAGAGGAAGTGTCTTGGAGCCTCGCGCTCCCTCCTACCTTCTGCAAGCCCTTACCCCACCCTCGTCTCCCCGCCCAGCGCTGCGTgactctgtttctctgtgtgggTGGGAGAGGTGGACACGTGGAAGCAGTTGGCTTCAGGGGAGCCCAGAGAGAGGAAACGGTGAAGTGACAATTTGTGAACACCGGTGGCCCTGGATCAGGAAACTCAGGTGTGAGGGTAGGAACTGTGAGCTacactcccttcctcccacctagTTGGCACTCACTCTCTACTGTTTGTCTTTTCCAGACTGTGAGACCAGCTCataattgggggaggggggagatccAAGGCTCCAACTGGAGATGCAAGAGAGGAATGAACCCCAATCTGGGCAGCTCTGGGGAATGGGAGCTAACAGACTCAGGAGGAGGGAATCTGGATGCTTTGGGCCCTTCACATAGATTTCTCTTTGGGATACTGCCAAGCTTCTCAACTCCCAAGATGATACCTGGACCTGAGCTCCAGGCAGCAGCTCCCTCCCATCTAGGAACTCAAAAGCTGATACTCCATCTAGGCTCCCTCCTGCTACTGTGCTGGGCCTCAGAATAGGGTTTTTCTGGGAACCACCTATGGAAACTGTTTTATGGATGGTCTCATGTGTCCGCTCTGCAGACACTTCGCTCTCTTCCTTGTGTTTTCCTCTCTGTCCACTTCTTAGGGCTTGTTCCTTTGGTCTTATCCTAGGTAGCAGCCTTTGGTAAGTCCTTGTCCTCTTTCTAACTGAATTATCCCCACTTTCCCTACCCACCTCTCTCCCCCTACCCTGGCATCCACTGGATACCAAGGCAGTTTAAGAAAGTGCCACTAGGAAGTAATGAATTTTCCTAAGCCCACTCATATCCTTATTTTTATACTCACTATAGAGTTGCAACTATGCAGTAATACTACTTCAGGCCCtcctgtttatatatatatatattttttatttatttttttttttgcagtacgcgggcctctcactgttgtggcctctcccgttgtggagcacaggctctggacgcgcaggctcagtggccatggctcacgggcctagccgctccaaggcatgtgggatcttcctggaccagggcgcaaacctgtgtcccctgcatcggcaggcggactctcaaccactgcgccatcaggaaaGCCCCTTCCTGTGGGCATGTGGGTAAAATTAGAGATTGAGGCCTTAGGACTACCTCCTCCTCTCTTACCCCCTGCCTCCTTTGTATTATCCTCCTCCCTCCACTCTCCAGAATTCTGGTAATATAAGTATCAGGACCAATGTTTAGGTTGTGGCCTTTCCCCTCAAGCTTTGTTGTCTTGTCTGTGCCGTTTTAGAGTTTGACAAACACCTCAAACATCATGTggtataagaaaaaatatatctaacCTTTGTCCTTGgttcctggcacagggcctgAAAAAACCTTGGAATTTCTTGAGCCCTCGGAGTATCTTTGTTATGCTAATGAACGGACTGTGGTGGGTCCCTAGTTAGCTTCTGGTTGTGAGGATGTGGTCTGGTCACTAGAAggaccaaccatgtgattagagttGGAGCTTTAGGCCAGCAGGAActccagagaaggaaggagagctgGATTTGGGGTTCGATCACATGAACAGTCCTGCCTGTGTAATGAAACCCCAGTGAAAACTTCCTGGTTGGTGAGCACACTGATATCCAGGGAGGGTGATGTTGCCCTGAATCCATGTGAAGAGGACATGGAATCTGTATATCTCAGACCCTTCAAGACCTTGTCCTAtgtatatcctttcttttttttttttttgccatacacgggcctctcactgttgcggcctctcccgttgcggagcacaggctccggatgcgcaggctcagcagccatggctcacgggcccagccgctccgcggcatgtgggatcttcccggaccggggcacgaacccgtatcccctgcatcggcaggtggactctcaaccactgcgccaccagggaagccgtatcctttctaataaaactataattctacATATAGCACTTTTAGTGCTTTTATCAAACTTATAGCAAACTTGCTTTTATCAAACTTATAGCATTTTTATCAAACTTgagggggtcgtgggaacccCTGAATTTATAACTGGTCAGTCAGAAGTATGGGTGGTCCCCCAAGTCTTGCAACTGACACCTGATCTCAAGTGGGGGCAGTATTATTGGGGACTGCACCCTTAAACCTGTGGAGTCtgatgctaactccaggtagtTGGTGTCAAAGAACTGATGTCAGAATAATAGTGTCACACATCCTTATTTTTAGCAGCCACCCCTAGATTAATATCTGTAAACTGACCTTTGATCCTATGCATCATGCATAAGCAAGTTAAAATAAAGGAGGCAGAGCCTACCAGTGTATTATGGGTGAAAAACGCAGCATATGTTTTTGTGGCATGCATCTACAATttagatgatttttaaagttctctctatattttttccttatcagAGTTCCCTCAGCCTGTATTTCCTGTTGGGGGTACTGCATTTATATTTGGGGAACTTCACACTGCAGTCTGGAGAGATACCTCTAAGTCCCACATGCATCCCAGGGCAGATGCTTAACTAACTCACGCCTGTGGGTTTTTTCAGTCTCAGCCAAAGCACTGGgtaagtgtgtgtggggggtgtccATGCATGAAGATGATTATCTCTGTTCTGATCACTCCTTGAGTAGCACTTGTAAGGGCCAAGATCATCCCTCAGTTTTTTCCTGGGAGTGTAGTTGAAGTAAATACCTCAACACTCATATAGCCCTTTTGTTTCTGCCCCCTTTCAGGATAAATATTATGGGCTATCTCATGTAATAAATATCAGGGCCTGTTCAGATGTCATTTGACCTACAATGTTGCTGCCTGGGGATAAAATTAGAGTGAATTTGTCATCTGTCCAATCATGAATGAAAGAAGGGTATCTTACAGCACAGCTGACCCTCTACTCTGCCTCCAATTTCAAAAAAGCAGCCTTCAGTGGGATCTCGTCTATAAAATACTACCAGGTCCCCAATGGAGGGTTTAAGTCCCTGTACTTTCCCATACAATTCTACCTTTCCATCTCCATTTGCAACACATTCTTCCAAGTCAGGGCCAGGACCAGAATGAGATAAAGATACAgtttaaggaggcactcactcgTGCCTCAACCAGTCCATGCCCTGCTCCACTTTGCCTGCACTCAAGCCACATGGGACTATCTGCTATTTTCCAACCCAACTATACTCTGTGCTTTACTACTTTTGTGCATTTCCCCAGGCTTTTCCCTCAATCTTCAATGCCCTCATGCCCTTTCTCTGCCTGTAGGAAACACAGTCATCCTTTTAGGCTCAGCTCAAATGCTAGGGCCTGTTTGAAGTCTTTCTGATACTCTCACCCTTACTCTTTGCCCCTTGGTAGGAAGTAATGTCTCCATCCTATGTACGTacacagtatttttttccccccaattttagcatttgtttctttgtatcaTGCACTGGAGCCTTTTTTATGAATAAGACAGAACTAGTGTTGAGGGCCAGGTAGCATAGAGGAAGAAACTTGGACTCTGAAAGTGTGAGTCAGACCCCAGTCAGTCTGACCTCAATGCCTGAGCCTTTTACTACTTTTCATAGTACAGTCGTCCTTCTGTATTCaggggggattggttccaggaccatCCAGAGATacaaaaatccacagatgctcaagtcccttatataaaatggcatattaTTTGCACATAACCTGTGCGCATCTCcccatatactttattttattattatttttaaacatctttattttatttattttttttggctgcactgggtcttccttgcagcacacaggctcttggttgcagcacatgggcttgtCTCTGGTTGTgacgcttgggcttagttgcc is a genomic window of Phocoena sinus isolate mPhoSin1 chromosome X, mPhoSin1.pri, whole genome shotgun sequence containing:
- the LOC116747591 gene encoding G-protein coupled receptor-associated sorting protein 2-like, which encodes MTGAEIEPGVQAKPEKKPGEEVGGGAERENEVPMVVRPKVRTQATPGARPKTESKAMAGARPKTESKAMAGARPKTESQAMAGARPKAESQTMAGARPKTESQAMAGARLKTEARAVGGARPKTEAKAIPGARPKDEAQAWAQTEFGAEAMSQAEGVSQTNAVTWPLVNTESGSAAKPMALSVDRELVSVDTETFPGSQVQTGIQPWFGSGEETNMGSWCYPRSRAREEASNESGFWSADETSTMSSFWAGEEASIRSWPREEANTRSRHRAKHQPNPRSRPRSKQEPYIDSWSGSEEESGNPFCLWAGENTNNLFRPRVRDEANMRSKLRTKREDFFESESEDEYYKESWFLPGEEANSRFRPRDKEESNTVLKPKAQKDVNNSDRVKQEPRFEEEVIIGSWFWAEKEVSMEAGASAICESEPGAEEGAIGGSLFWAEEKSSLGAMAREETRPESEEEAIFGSWFWDRDEACFDLNPHPVYKASPRFRDTAEEGVNVSSRPQTWEEVTVEFKPGPCHGIGFPSPSPFRIPEEAASIYSEMFEGKPKNVEVTPEGEEQESLLQPDQPDPEFPFQYDPSYRSVREIREHLRTRESAEPESWSCSCIQCELKIGPEEFEELLLLMDKIRDPFIHEISKIAMGMRTASQFTRDFIRDSGVVSLIETLLNYPSSRVRTSFLENMIHMAPPYPNLNMIETFICQVCEETLAHSVGSPEQLLGLRMLRHLTTTTDYHTLVANYMSGFLSLLTTGNARTKFHVLKMLLNLSENPMVAKKLFSAKALSIFVGLFNIEETNDNIQIVIKMFQNISSIIKNGTMSLIDDDFSLEPLISAFHEFEKLAEELQVQIDNQNDPEVGQQS